A genomic region of Thermodesulfovibrio aggregans contains the following coding sequences:
- a CDS encoding sulfite exporter TauE/SafE family protein, translated as MNKRTLHSLWIGIVAGCFGGLVGLGGGVVMIPLMVAVLKITQHKAHGTSLFALVFTGITGAVTYGMKGSVDVVASLILAVTAIFTARMGAKFAHSLPEWKLKRAFGAFLIFAAIVLIVKPYLSELYHFEIQGIAKIITLLIVGIFAGFLAGMMGIGGGTVMVPALVIILNYGQHIAQGTSLLCMVPAGAVGAYTHLKLGNVLKELLPGLIVGIIVGTYIGSNIAHALTDAYLRVIFALIIIWTGIKFLKTPKPAVK; from the coding sequence ATGAACAAGCGAACTCTTCATTCGCTGTGGATAGGAATTGTCGCTGGTTGTTTCGGTGGACTTGTTGGGCTTGGCGGTGGTGTGGTGATGATTCCACTTATGGTAGCTGTACTTAAAATAACCCAACATAAAGCTCACGGGACAAGCCTATTTGCTCTTGTATTTACAGGTATCACAGGAGCAGTCACTTATGGAATGAAAGGTTCAGTTGATGTTGTTGCCTCTTTAATTCTTGCTGTAACAGCAATATTTACTGCAAGAATGGGAGCAAAATTTGCACACAGCCTTCCTGAATGGAAACTAAAAAGAGCCTTTGGAGCTTTTTTAATTTTTGCAGCTATAGTTTTAATAGTAAAACCCTATCTTTCAGAGTTATATCACTTTGAAATTCAAGGTATTGCAAAAATTATTACACTTCTTATAGTCGGAATCTTTGCAGGTTTTCTTGCTGGAATGATGGGCATAGGTGGAGGAACTGTTATGGTTCCTGCCCTTGTTATAATATTGAACTATGGCCAGCACATAGCTCAGGGAACATCTCTTTTGTGTATGGTTCCTGCTGGTGCAGTTGGTGCATATACCCACTTAAAACTTGGTAATGTTTTAAAAGAACTTCTTCCAGGATTGATTGTTGGAATCATTGTAGGTACATATATTGGTTCCAATATTGCCCATGCTCTTACTGACGCTTATCTAAGAGTCATATTTGCTTTGATTATAATCTGGACAGGAATAAAATTCTTAAAAACACCCAAACCTGCTGTTAAATGA
- the hypB gene encoding hydrogenase nickel incorporation protein HypB yields the protein MKVKLTTKILDANDRIAEENKRMFKDAGVYVINLMSSPGAGKTSLLEKTISAIKDKVKVGVIEGDITGTNDAERIERLGVPVVQINTEGACHLDANMIAEAARELPLKDLDVLFIENVGNLVCPAEFKVGEDMKVMILSITEGDDKPLKYPLMFQESSVLLINKIDLKDLLDVNIEKIKKDAQFLNPKIKIFEISCKTGQGINEWTSWLLTNIS from the coding sequence ATGAAAGTAAAGTTAACAACAAAAATTCTAGATGCAAATGACAGAATTGCAGAAGAAAACAAAAGAATGTTTAAAGATGCAGGAGTTTATGTAATAAACCTTATGAGTTCTCCAGGCGCAGGAAAAACTTCTTTACTTGAGAAAACTATTTCAGCAATAAAGGATAAAGTTAAAGTTGGAGTTATTGAGGGTGATATTACTGGCACTAATGATGCAGAGAGAATAGAAAGACTTGGTGTTCCTGTTGTTCAAATTAATACTGAAGGAGCATGCCATCTTGATGCAAACATGATAGCTGAAGCAGCCCGAGAACTACCACTTAAAGATTTAGATGTTCTTTTTATTGAGAATGTTGGTAATCTTGTATGTCCTGCAGAGTTTAAGGTTGGAGAAGATATGAAAGTAATGATTTTGAGCATTACTGAAGGTGATGACAAACCACTTAAGTATCCTCTCATGTTTCAGGAATCCTCTGTTTTGCTTATAAATAAAATTGATCTCAAAGATTTACTTGATGTAAACATTGAAAAGATTAAAAAGGACGCTCAATTTTTAAATCCTAAAATCAAAATATTTGAGATATCCTGTAAGACAGGGCAGGGAATTAATGAGTGGACCAGCTGGCTTCTGACGAATATTTCATGA
- a CDS encoding YtxH domain-containing protein, producing the protein MDEERGFSAKSVFLSFLLGGIVGAGLALLLAPQSGRETRAKIKETAEDVKEKAETYLKEAKEKISATLDKAKETLEEKKTAITKAVEAGKEAYEKEVSKEKEQES; encoded by the coding sequence ATGGATGAGGAAAGAGGTTTTTCTGCAAAGTCAGTATTTTTATCCTTTTTACTTGGTGGTATTGTAGGAGCTGGACTGGCTTTACTTTTAGCTCCTCAGTCGGGTAGAGAAACAAGAGCAAAAATTAAAGAAACAGCAGAGGATGTAAAAGAAAAGGCTGAAACTTATTTAAAAGAGGCAAAAGAAAAGATATCTGCTACCCTTGATAAAGCTAAAGAAACTCTTGAAGAGAAAAAGACTGCCATAACAAAAGCTGTAGAAGCAGGAAAAGAAGCTTACGAAAAGGAGGTCTCTAAAGAGAAGGAGCAAGAAAGCTGA
- a CDS encoding DUF4390 domain-containing protein: MIKSILNILIIVTFLFLSVLNAHAIEDINMEIQKNSSSLIVKARIIPSQEFVEDFKNGLSKNILIMIELYRKWSIIPDEFIVGIQIQRVLISDPIKDEFIVKTVQSDVLTEKRFKNYQEALDWALNIEPVKLVNINRVERGKYYIKITVESNIKRLPSVLEHILFFIPTYEKKITKESEHFRLP, from the coding sequence ATGATAAAATCTATATTAAACATACTGATTATTGTTACATTTTTATTTTTGTCAGTACTTAATGCACATGCAATTGAAGATATTAATATGGAAATCCAAAAAAACAGTTCATCCTTAATAGTTAAGGCTCGCATTATTCCCTCTCAGGAATTTGTTGAGGATTTTAAAAATGGATTAAGTAAGAATATTTTAATAATGATAGAACTTTACAGAAAGTGGTCAATTATTCCAGATGAGTTCATAGTGGGGATTCAAATACAGAGAGTTTTGATCTCTGATCCAATAAAAGATGAATTTATTGTAAAAACTGTGCAAAGTGATGTTTTAACGGAAAAGAGATTTAAAAACTATCAGGAAGCTCTGGACTGGGCTTTAAATATAGAGCCTGTAAAGCTTGTGAACATAAATAGAGTTGAGAGAGGTAAATACTATATAAAAATTACTGTTGAATCAAATATAAAAAGGCTCCCTTCAGTTCTGGAACACATTTTGTTCTTTATACCAACATATGAAAAAAAGATAACAAAGGAATCAGAGCACTTTAGATTACCATGA
- a CDS encoding DUF948 domain-containing protein, producing MTDTLIVLLSIGYFLATVSLIAALIFLIVVAVELRRGINAFKEFINTTKSKLEPTIFETERVIQGVRASVDDVNEVTRKVKELSETVEKLTLIVSEIISSVYRIRNSVSLKSSALKTALSVATNVFLENLKKGGK from the coding sequence ATGACTGATACTTTAATAGTTTTGCTCAGTATTGGATATTTCCTTGCCACTGTAAGTCTTATAGCTGCTCTTATTTTTCTAATTGTTGTTGCAGTTGAACTAAGAAGAGGCATTAACGCATTCAAAGAATTCATTAATACAACAAAATCAAAATTAGAACCTACTATTTTTGAAACAGAAAGGGTTATTCAAGGTGTTAGAGCATCAGTTGATGATGTAAACGAAGTAACACGTAAAGTTAAAGAACTATCTGAAACAGTTGAAAAATTAACCTTAATTGTCTCTGAAATTATAAGCTCAGTTTATAGAATAAGAAACTCTGTATCATTAAAAAGCAGTGCCTTGAAGACAGCATTAAGTGTAGCAACAAATGTTTTTTTAGAAAATTTAAAGAAAGGAGGTAAATAA
- the hypA gene encoding hydrogenase maturation nickel metallochaperone HypA, producing the protein MHEASIAYELLNIAVNECHKNGYKSIDSIKVVVGRATGVMTDALLFAFNVLKKDTIAKNAKLIIEELPVRGVCKDCGKEFESNENYIIFECPNCGSFSVNLLSGKELNITEMEVS; encoded by the coding sequence ATGCACGAAGCATCAATTGCTTATGAATTGCTCAATATCGCAGTAAATGAATGTCACAAAAATGGATACAAAAGTATAGATTCAATAAAAGTTGTAGTAGGCAGAGCAACAGGTGTAATGACTGATGCTCTGCTTTTTGCCTTTAATGTTTTAAAAAAAGACACCATTGCTAAAAATGCAAAGTTGATAATTGAGGAACTTCCAGTTAGAGGAGTTTGTAAGGACTGCGGAAAAGAGTTTGAAAGTAATGAAAATTATATTATTTTTGAATGCCCCAATTGTGGAAGTTTTTCAGTAAATTTGCTTTCAGGTAAAGAACTTAACATAACTGAAATGGAGGTTAGCTGA
- the rph gene encoding ribonuclease PH — MRPDGRKNDELRSLKIEKNFIKNADGSVLIELGNTRVICTASIDNKVPPFLKDQKKGWITAEYGMLPRSTPVRMLRESTAGRVGGRTHEIQRLIGRSLRAVVDLEKLGERTIWIDCDVIEADGGTRTASITGGYLALRDAIKKAMNAGMITENPIKDSIAAISVGIVAGEPRLDLCYQEDSQAEVDMNIVMTGGGKFVEIQGTAELTPFSKENLLHLISLAEKGIREIIRVVNSIE, encoded by the coding sequence ATGAGACCTGATGGACGAAAAAATGACGAACTGAGAAGTTTAAAAATTGAAAAAAACTTTATAAAAAACGCTGATGGTTCTGTTTTGATTGAACTTGGTAACACAAGAGTAATATGTACGGCATCAATAGATAATAAAGTTCCACCTTTTCTAAAGGACCAGAAAAAAGGATGGATTACAGCAGAATATGGAATGCTTCCAAGATCAACACCAGTTAGAATGTTGAGGGAGTCTACAGCAGGAAGAGTTGGAGGAAGGACTCACGAAATTCAACGACTTATTGGGAGATCTCTGAGAGCAGTGGTTGATCTTGAAAAACTTGGAGAAAGAACAATATGGATTGACTGCGATGTAATTGAAGCTGATGGAGGAACCAGAACAGCATCAATAACTGGCGGTTATTTAGCTTTAAGAGATGCAATTAAAAAGGCAATGAATGCTGGAATGATTACTGAAAATCCAATTAAAGATAGCATTGCTGCTATAAGCGTAGGTATAGTAGCCGGTGAGCCTCGTCTTGATCTTTGCTATCAGGAAGACTCGCAGGCTGAGGTTGATATGAATATAGTTATGACAGGTGGAGGGAAGTTTGTAGAAATTCAAGGAACAGCAGAATTAACACCTTTTTCTAAAGAGAATCTACTTCATCTCATATCTCTGGCAGAAAAAGGTATAAGGGAGATAATAAGGGTTGTAAACAGTATTGAGTGA
- the glyA gene encoding serine hydroxymethyltransferase, whose amino-acid sequence MKTKALKEVDPEIYSLILQEKKRESNKILMIASENYASKAVMEAQGSLFTNKYAEGYPGRRYYGGCEYADEVERLAQERCKQLFNVDHVNVQPHSGSQANMAVYFAVLNPGDTIMGMSLPHGGHLSHGSPVNFTGKFYKTVFYGVNKDTGYIDMDEVRRLAHEYKPKIIITGASAYPRTIDFKLFAEIAKEVGAYLMADIAHIAGLIAAGIHPSPVPYADFITTTTHKTLRGPRGGVIMCKAEYAKAIDKSVFPGIQGGPLVHVIAAKAVAFKEALTEEFKEYQKKVVKNAKTLAESLKRRGFKLVSDGTDNHLMLVDLTNFNITGKEAEEALDKAGITVNKNTIPFDTKPPTITSGIRIGTPCVTTRGMGEQEMEEIAEIIEKVIKNISNESVIKDMRKKVQSLCKRFPVY is encoded by the coding sequence ATGAAAACAAAAGCATTAAAAGAAGTTGATCCTGAGATTTATTCATTGATACTTCAAGAGAAAAAAAGAGAGAGCAACAAAATCCTTATGATTGCCTCAGAAAACTATGCAAGCAAAGCAGTTATGGAAGCTCAAGGTTCGCTTTTTACAAATAAATATGCTGAAGGATACCCTGGTAGAAGATACTATGGAGGCTGTGAATATGCTGATGAAGTTGAAAGACTTGCTCAAGAAAGGTGTAAGCAACTTTTTAATGTTGACCATGTAAATGTTCAACCTCACTCAGGCTCGCAGGCAAACATGGCAGTCTATTTTGCTGTATTAAATCCTGGCGATACAATAATGGGAATGAGCCTTCCTCATGGAGGGCATCTTTCTCATGGCTCTCCTGTAAACTTTACAGGTAAGTTTTATAAAACAGTATTTTACGGTGTGAACAAAGATACCGGATACATTGACATGGATGAAGTTCGCAGGCTTGCTCATGAATACAAACCAAAAATAATTATCACAGGTGCAAGTGCTTATCCAAGAACCATTGATTTCAAGCTTTTTGCTGAAATAGCAAAAGAAGTCGGTGCTTACTTAATGGCAGACATTGCCCATATCGCTGGATTGATTGCTGCTGGAATTCACCCCTCTCCTGTTCCTTATGCTGATTTTATCACAACAACAACTCATAAAACTCTCAGAGGCCCGAGAGGCGGAGTTATAATGTGTAAAGCAGAATATGCAAAAGCTATTGATAAATCTGTATTTCCAGGAATTCAAGGTGGACCTCTTGTTCATGTAATTGCTGCCAAAGCTGTTGCTTTCAAAGAAGCACTGACAGAGGAATTTAAAGAGTATCAAAAGAAAGTTGTAAAAAATGCAAAAACTCTTGCTGAATCACTAAAAAGAAGAGGTTTTAAATTAGTCTCTGATGGAACAGACAATCATCTCATGCTTGTTGACCTTACCAATTTTAACATTACTGGTAAAGAAGCTGAAGAAGCTCTTGATAAAGCAGGAATAACGGTAAATAAAAATACAATTCCCTTTGATACAAAACCTCCTACAATCACCTCTGGTATAAGAATAGGAACTCCGTGCGTGACAACAAGAGGAATGGGAGAACAGGAAATGGAAGAAATTGCTGAAATTATTGAAAAAGTTATAAAGAATATATCTAATGAATCAGTTATAAAAGATATGCGAAAAAAGGTTCAATCTCTTTGTAAGAGATTCCCTGTTTATTGA
- the rpiB gene encoding ribose 5-phosphate isomerase B, whose amino-acid sequence MKVAIASDHAGFELKQIISQMLKNKGYEVIDMGTESSCSVDYPDYAEAVSKAVSDGSVERGILICGTGIGMSIVANKFKNVRAALCNDLFTAKMSRLHNDANILCIGGRVVGKDLAIEIVNIWFNTSFEGGRHLRRLEKINLIERKVNDK is encoded by the coding sequence ATGAAGGTTGCTATTGCTTCTGATCACGCAGGGTTTGAACTAAAACAAATTATATCCCAGATGTTAAAAAATAAGGGATATGAAGTTATTGATATGGGGACAGAGTCCTCATGTTCTGTTGATTATCCTGACTATGCAGAGGCAGTCTCAAAAGCTGTATCTGATGGCTCTGTTGAAAGAGGAATTTTGATTTGCGGCACCGGTATAGGAATGTCAATCGTTGCAAATAAATTTAAAAATGTAAGAGCAGCTCTCTGTAATGATCTTTTTACAGCAAAGATGTCAAGACTTCACAATGATGCTAATATTCTATGCATTGGTGGAAGAGTAGTAGGAAAAGATCTTGCTATTGAGATAGTAAATATCTGGTTCAACACATCTTTTGAAGGTGGAAGACATTTAAGAAGACTTGAAAAAATAAATCTAATAGAAAGGAAGGTTAATGATAAATGA
- the tadA gene encoding tRNA adenosine(34) deaminase TadA yields MASDEYFMKEALEEAQKAYELGEVPVGAVIVVDGEIIARAYNIKETTNDPTAHAEIVAIRQAANALGAWRLTDATLYITKEPCVMCCGAIINARIKRVVYGCNDSKGGGALSLYRILQDPRLNHQVEIKHGILEKECREILQRFFRELRNQ; encoded by the coding sequence CTGGCTTCTGACGAATATTTCATGAAAGAAGCATTAGAGGAAGCTCAAAAGGCATATGAATTGGGGGAAGTCCCTGTTGGTGCTGTTATAGTTGTTGATGGAGAAATTATTGCAAGAGCTTACAATATAAAAGAAACAACCAATGATCCTACTGCACATGCAGAAATAGTTGCAATTAGGCAGGCGGCAAATGCTCTTGGTGCATGGAGACTTACAGATGCGACTCTTTATATAACAAAAGAGCCCTGTGTGATGTGTTGTGGCGCAATAATTAATGCAAGAATAAAAAGAGTTGTATATGGTTGCAATGATTCAAAAGGTGGTGGAGCTCTAAGTCTTTATAGAATTCTTCAAGATCCAAGACTTAATCATCAGGTTGAGATAAAACACGGCATTCTTGAGAAAGAATGCCGTGAAATTTTACAGAGATTTTTTAGAGAGTTGAGAAATCAATAA
- a CDS encoding alanine-zipper protein, with amino-acid sequence MKKFLMIAGATFIFLSGCATKEYVKEQTNPIYQKLERIEKQLENMNKEISSIKTDIKAVDSKVDSVQWTAKEALKKSEEALKESQAAVMQAQDAARKAQAAAETSKKVFELQQKK; translated from the coding sequence ATGAAAAAATTTTTAATGATTGCAGGAGCAACATTTATTTTTTTGAGCGGATGTGCCACAAAAGAATATGTAAAAGAGCAAACTAACCCAATTTATCAGAAACTTGAAAGAATTGAAAAACAACTTGAAAACATGAACAAAGAGATTTCATCTATTAAAACAGATATCAAAGCTGTTGATTCAAAAGTAGATTCTGTCCAGTGGACTGCAAAGGAAGCATTGAAAAAATCAGAAGAAGCTTTAAAAGAATCTCAAGCTGCAGTGATGCAAGCTCAAGATGCTGCAAGAAAAGCTCAAGCTGCAGCAGAAACATCTAAAAAAGTTTTTGAATTACAACAGAAGAAATAG
- a CDS encoding inositol-3-phosphate synthase, whose translation MDKIKIAIVGVGNCASALIQGIEYYKKYNTTQQVPGLMHFNLGGYVPGDIEIVAAFDIDERKVNKPLKEAVFAKPNCTKIFYPDLPDYPVKVSMGPVLDGVAEHMKNYPPDKRFIPANAEPEDVVQVLKESGAEIMISYLPVGSEQATRFYAQAALDAGVAFINCVPVFIASDDEWIKKFESKNLPIIGDDIKSQIGATIVHRVLTKLCMDRGVKITNTYQLNVGGNTDFLNMLNRDRLTSKKISKTEAVTSQISHEITSEHVHIGPSDYIPWLNDNKICFLRIEGEIFGNVPINLELRLSVEDSPNSAGVVIDAIRCCKLALDRKIGGLLISASAYFMKHPRIQYPDEVARTMVEEFIEGKRER comes from the coding sequence ATGGATAAAATAAAGATTGCTATTGTAGGAGTCGGAAACTGTGCAAGTGCTCTTATTCAGGGAATTGAGTATTATAAAAAATACAATACTACACAACAGGTTCCAGGACTTATGCATTTCAATCTGGGGGGCTATGTTCCAGGAGACATAGAGATTGTAGCAGCCTTTGATATAGATGAAAGGAAAGTGAATAAGCCTCTCAAAGAAGCTGTTTTTGCCAAGCCAAATTGTACCAAAATATTTTATCCAGATTTACCAGACTATCCTGTAAAAGTGTCTATGGGACCAGTGCTTGATGGTGTGGCTGAACACATGAAAAATTACCCTCCAGACAAAAGATTTATTCCAGCCAATGCAGAGCCTGAAGATGTCGTTCAGGTTCTTAAAGAATCTGGTGCTGAGATAATGATCAGTTATTTACCTGTTGGTTCAGAACAGGCGACACGCTTTTATGCACAGGCTGCTTTAGATGCAGGAGTGGCTTTCATAAATTGTGTTCCTGTTTTTATCGCCTCTGATGATGAATGGATTAAAAAATTTGAAAGCAAAAATTTGCCAATAATAGGAGATGATATTAAAAGTCAGATAGGTGCCACAATTGTTCATAGAGTTCTTACAAAACTTTGTATGGACAGAGGAGTAAAAATAACGAATACTTATCAGCTTAATGTGGGCGGCAATACTGACTTTCTTAATATGCTTAATCGTGATAGACTTACATCAAAAAAGATTTCAAAAACAGAGGCTGTAACAAGTCAAATCTCCCATGAAATTACATCTGAACATGTTCATATTGGGCCTTCTGATTATATTCCTTGGTTAAATGACAACAAAATATGTTTTTTAAGAATTGAAGGTGAGATTTTTGGAAATGTGCCGATAAACCTTGAACTCAGACTCTCCGTAGAGGATTCTCCAAATAGTGCTGGTGTTGTAATTGATGCTATAAGATGCTGTAAGTTAGCGCTTGACAGAAAGATTGGAGGATTGCTCATATCAGCATCTGCTTATTTTATGAAGCATCCAAGAATTCAGTATCCCGATGAAGTAGCAAGAACTATGGTGGAGGAGTTTATAGAAGGAAAGAGGGAAAGATAA
- the racE gene encoding glutamate racemase yields MQEKPIGIFDSGIGGLTVLKEIAKLLPNENLIYLGDTARVPYGIRSAETVIKYSLECAFFLFRKEIKMLVVACNTSSSLSLEILKKKLPIPVIGVIEPGVKAALKVTKNGKIGIIGTEATIQSEAYPKKIKSINPDIEVVSKACPLFVPLVEEGILEGKIAELVVERYLKELKNSGIDTLVLGCTHYPLLKKTIQQYMGGIKLVDSAQEIAQEVKDLLFLQKLINKNSKVGAKTFYVTDSPERFKKIGEIFLNYEIKNIFNVSLEEEK; encoded by the coding sequence ATGCAAGAAAAACCAATAGGAATTTTTGATTCTGGAATCGGAGGATTAACAGTTTTAAAAGAAATTGCAAAGTTGCTCCCAAATGAGAATTTGATATATCTTGGAGATACAGCAAGAGTGCCCTATGGAATCCGTTCTGCTGAAACTGTTATTAAATATTCTCTTGAATGTGCTTTCTTTCTCTTTAGAAAAGAAATCAAAATGCTCGTTGTTGCCTGTAATACATCTTCTTCTTTGAGTCTTGAAATTCTGAAAAAAAAACTGCCCATACCCGTCATTGGCGTTATTGAACCTGGTGTAAAAGCAGCATTAAAAGTTACAAAGAATGGAAAAATTGGCATAATCGGAACAGAAGCTACTATTCAGAGTGAAGCCTATCCTAAAAAAATTAAATCAATCAATCCAGATATAGAAGTTGTCTCAAAAGCATGTCCACTATTTGTTCCCCTTGTTGAAGAGGGAATATTAGAAGGAAAAATTGCGGAACTGGTAGTTGAAAGATATCTAAAAGAATTAAAAAACAGCGGGATTGATACATTGGTACTCGGTTGTACCCATTATCCCTTATTAAAAAAAACTATTCAACAATATATGGGAGGAATTAAGCTTGTTGATTCTGCTCAAGAAATAGCTCAAGAAGTAAAAGATTTACTTTTTCTGCAAAAACTTATAAATAAAAATTCAAAGGTTGGGGCAAAAACTTTTTATGTAACAGATTCACCTGAGAGATTTAAAAAAATCGGTGAAATATTTTTAAATTATGAAATTAAAAACATTTTTAACGTATCTCTTGAGGAGGAAAAATAA
- a CDS encoding CDP-alcohol phosphatidyltransferase family protein, translating into MLSEKFSHFLDRPLAPLARALPINPNIITFIGMLITSSSGFVIPFNLFLGGIFILAGGAFDLIDGIVARVNGRVTRFGALLDSTLDRIADGFIFLGIAWYFFRFNHEVALLITILCMIASYLISYVRARAEGIGVSCNVGIIERPERLIFLAFGCLTNLIYPVLIVLTTLSWITVIQRILHARKQIKYLP; encoded by the coding sequence TTGCTCAGTGAGAAATTTAGTCATTTTTTAGATAGACCATTAGCCCCTTTAGCAAGAGCCTTACCAATTAATCCAAACATTATTACTTTCATAGGAATGCTTATCACCTCATCATCAGGATTTGTAATTCCATTTAATCTCTTTCTTGGTGGAATTTTTATTCTTGCAGGAGGAGCCTTTGATCTAATTGATGGAATAGTTGCAAGGGTTAATGGAAGAGTAACAAGATTTGGTGCTCTTCTTGATTCCACTCTTGACAGAATTGCCGATGGATTCATTTTTCTGGGAATTGCATGGTATTTTTTCAGATTTAATCATGAGGTTGCTTTGCTTATTACTATTTTATGTATGATTGCTTCCTATTTAATCTCTTATGTGAGAGCAAGGGCTGAAGGTATAGGAGTATCCTGTAATGTGGGGATAATAGAAAGACCTGAAAGGCTTATTTTTCTTGCCTTTGGTTGTTTAACAAACTTAATTTATCCTGTACTAATAGTTCTTACAACTTTGAGTTGGATCACAGTAATTCAGAGAATTCTTCATGCCAGAAAACAGATTAAATATTTGCCTTAA
- a CDS encoding GerMN domain-containing protein encodes MSKKLIIFLALALIGTTVAIVYFTLFRYGEKTIEKSKIEQPTVNLKIYLPSSNSLLTKEIYLQKESSEIKNIEKTLENFLSELPSPLKETKILGIYRDKEDIVYIDLSKNFAIPQTLQEEYFLLKSFYKTLKENFSWIKDIKILVEGKEIESISGHISITSSLKEAVEEN; translated from the coding sequence ATGAGTAAAAAACTTATCATCTTTTTAGCTTTAGCATTAATTGGAACAACAGTGGCAATAGTTTATTTCACTCTATTTAGATATGGTGAAAAAACTATTGAAAAATCTAAAATAGAGCAACCAACGGTAAACTTGAAAATATATTTACCCTCTTCAAATTCTCTACTAACCAAGGAAATATATCTGCAGAAAGAAAGCTCTGAAATAAAAAACATTGAAAAAACTCTTGAAAACTTTTTGTCAGAATTACCATCACCTCTAAAAGAAACGAAAATCCTCGGAATATATAGGGATAAGGAAGATATTGTTTACATAGATTTATCAAAAAATTTTGCCATACCTCAAACCCTGCAGGAAGAATACTTTTTACTTAAATCTTTTTACAAGACATTGAAAGAAAACTTTTCCTGGATAAAAGATATTAAAATATTAGTAGAAGGTAAAGAAATTGAAAGCATATCAGGTCATATCTCAATTACATCATCTTTAAAAGAAGCAGTGGAGGAAAATTAA
- a CDS encoding N-acetylmuramoyl-L-alanine amidase family protein encodes MKKILILIVLLFSVNAKAQDEVNKIVLKYGKHQDFYRFVLICEKPAITYSINVNLLSNGKIKLTFTSPFEIEFEGRIISQDDKIRDLKIYKNENSLIIGTSNITKIKVSRLESPSRLVIDAFFEELAQQEEKIKSASILIDPGHGGQDLGIHVKENSEKNLVLYISKEIASRLAQKGIKVALTRASDEELSLKKRLKIQNTLNPSLFLSLHLSSGDFFFIYTSKIKKNTPKDDPSKIFLKEDNLVKIFIKKIKENFSEPVYSEKLPGTLLIETSSPALLIEIPKRSLFSDKKYLDKIIDTFVNGIMEHFKVKTEKTNYE; translated from the coding sequence ATGAAAAAAATATTAATCTTAATAGTTTTACTCTTTTCAGTTAATGCCAAAGCACAGGATGAAGTTAATAAGATCGTCTTAAAGTACGGTAAGCATCAGGATTTTTATAGATTTGTATTAATTTGCGAAAAACCTGCAATTACATATTCAATAAATGTAAATTTACTTAGTAATGGAAAAATAAAGCTAACATTTACCTCTCCATTTGAAATTGAATTTGAAGGAAGGATTATATCTCAAGATGACAAAATAAGGGATTTGAAAATTTATAAAAACGAAAACAGCTTGATTATAGGAACTTCTAATATAACCAAAATAAAAGTGTCAAGACTTGAATCTCCATCGAGACTTGTGATAGATGCTTTCTTTGAAGAGCTTGCACAACAGGAAGAAAAAATTAAATCAGCATCCATATTAATTGATCCAGGACATGGTGGGCAGGATTTGGGAATACATGTAAAAGAAAACAGTGAAAAAAATTTAGTTTTATATATTTCTAAGGAAATTGCATCAAGGCTTGCTCAGAAAGGTATAAAGGTTGCTTTAACAAGAGCAAGTGATGAGGAACTATCACTTAAGAAAAGATTAAAAATTCAAAATACTCTCAATCCCTCTTTGTTTCTTAGTCTTCATCTATCAAGTGGTGATTTCTTTTTTATATATACGTCTAAAATCAAAAAAAATACACCAAAAGATGATCCATCAAAAATATTCCTGAAAGAAGACAACTTAGTAAAAATTTTTATAAAAAAAATAAAAGAAAATTTTTCAGAACCTGTTTATAGTGAAAAACTGCCTGGTACTCTTCTCATAGAAACTTCTTCACCTGCCTTATTGATTGAAATTCCTAAAAGGAGTTTATTTTCCGACAAAAAATATTTAGACAAAATTATAGATACATTTGTGAATGGAATTATGGAACATTTTAAAGTAAAAACAGAGAAAACTAACTATGAGTAA